One genomic segment of Clostridium saccharoperbutylacetonicum N1-4(HMT) includes these proteins:
- a CDS encoding peptide chain release factor 3, translating into MADYIKEIEKRRTFAIISHPDAGKTTLTEKLLLYGGAIRLAGSVKARKASKHAVSDWMEIEKQRGISVTSSVMQFNYDGYCINILDTPGHQDFSEDTYRTLMAADSAVMVIDAAKGIEDQTRKLFHVCALRGIPIFTFINKMDREAQDPFTLLDDIENELGIKTYPINWPIGSGKEFKGVYERQNKRVLAFNGGNHGQTEVEATEGDVNDEIFKDLLGAPLHEKLMEDIELLDIAGDELDLKKVREGELTPVFFGSALTNFGVEPFLEHFLQMTSSPLPRNSSIGEIDPMNKEFSAFVFKIQANMNKAHRDRIAFMRICSGEFKKGMEVMHMQGGKKIKLAQPQQFLAEEREIVEEAYAGDIIGVFDPGIFSIGDTLCMPANKFKFEGIPTFAPEHFARVRPVDTMKRKQFVKGVSQIAQEGAIQVFKETHIGMEEIIVGVVGVLQFEVLEYRLNNEYNVDVKMERLAYRYVRWIENKNIDMDSLNLTSDTKKVKDLKDRNLLIFQNDWGINWALEHNKGLVLSAVGKSEE; encoded by the coding sequence TTGGCTGATTATATAAAAGAAATTGAAAAAAGAAGAACCTTTGCAATAATTTCTCACCCTGATGCTGGTAAAACAACACTTACAGAGAAATTATTACTTTATGGAGGAGCTATAAGACTTGCAGGGTCTGTTAAAGCAAGAAAGGCTTCAAAACATGCAGTTTCTGACTGGATGGAAATTGAAAAACAAAGAGGTATTTCAGTTACTTCTTCTGTAATGCAGTTTAATTATGATGGATATTGCATTAATATACTAGATACTCCTGGGCATCAAGACTTCTCAGAAGATACATATAGAACACTTATGGCTGCTGATAGTGCTGTAATGGTTATTGATGCTGCAAAAGGTATAGAAGATCAAACAAGAAAGTTATTCCATGTTTGTGCTCTTAGAGGAATTCCAATATTCACATTTATAAATAAGATGGATAGAGAAGCACAAGATCCATTTACTTTACTTGATGACATTGAAAATGAGCTTGGAATAAAAACTTATCCAATAAACTGGCCAATAGGATCTGGTAAAGAATTTAAAGGTGTTTATGAAAGACAAAACAAGAGAGTTTTAGCTTTTAATGGTGGAAATCATGGGCAAACTGAAGTTGAAGCAACAGAAGGCGATGTTAATGATGAAATTTTTAAGGACCTGCTTGGAGCACCTCTTCATGAAAAACTTATGGAGGATATTGAGCTTTTAGACATAGCTGGAGATGAATTAGATCTTAAAAAGGTAAGAGAAGGTGAATTGACACCAGTATTCTTTGGATCTGCATTAACTAACTTTGGTGTTGAGCCATTTTTAGAGCACTTCTTGCAGATGACTTCATCACCACTTCCAAGAAACTCTAGTATAGGAGAAATTGATCCTATGAATAAGGAGTTCTCTGCCTTTGTATTTAAGATTCAAGCAAATATGAATAAGGCACATAGAGATAGAATTGCCTTTATGAGAATTTGTTCTGGAGAATTTAAAAAAGGAATGGAAGTTATGCATATGCAAGGTGGCAAGAAAATAAAACTTGCTCAACCACAACAATTCTTAGCAGAAGAAAGAGAAATTGTTGAAGAAGCTTATGCAGGAGATATAATTGGTGTGTTTGATCCAGGTATATTCTCAATTGGGGATACATTATGTATGCCAGCAAATAAATTTAAATTTGAAGGAATACCAACCTTCGCACCAGAACATTTTGCAAGAGTAAGACCAGTAGATACAATGAAGAGAAAACAATTTGTAAAAGGTGTTTCTCAAATTGCTCAAGAAGGTGCAATTCAAGTATTCAAGGAAACCCATATTGGTATGGAAGAAATAATAGTTGGAGTTGTTGGTGTGCTTCAATTTGAAGTTTTAGAATACAGATTGAATAATGAATATAATGTTGATGTTAAGATGGAAAGATTGGCTTATAGATACGTTAGATGGATTGAAAATAAAAATATCGACATGGATTCATTAAACTTAACTTCTGATACTAAGAAGGTTAAGGATCTTAAAGATAGAAATCTTTTAATATTCCAAAATGACTGGGGGATTAACTGGGCATTAGAGCATAATAAGGGCTTAGTTTTATCAGCGGTTGGAAAGAGCGAAGAATAA
- a CDS encoding InlB B-repeat-containing protein, translated as MKHKILKKLIASSLVSLALVTLVPVGASAAWISGSDGAWYYSMGYSFATGWKYINGSWYYFDSMGKMQTGWIPYGDNWYYADLSGAMQTGLIQIEGKIHLFSSSGEMQKGSSMINGQLCNFDDNGVYIGSYPITPIKAFDYYGNSTMPYASNQLITSNSTMSKDIPSDGLYHPKQYTIKFKDPDADNEDDELLKTKTVDENSQMYLYIPTKSGYTFVEWNTKSNGNGTGYLDSDRIYVTKDMTLYAQWEENTNSNNNNNGNNTDTVKVTSIAVSGASGLKSIAVGGSLQMTCIVSPGDATTQSVKWSILSEGGSATISTTGKLTGTGAGKVIVKAAATDGSGVVGTTEITISAS; from the coding sequence ATGAAGCATAAAATTTTAAAGAAATTAATTGCATCAAGTTTGGTAAGTTTAGCTTTGGTTACTTTAGTACCTGTAGGTGCTTCAGCTGCATGGATTAGTGGCAGTGACGGAGCTTGGTATTATTCTATGGGATATAGTTTTGCTACAGGTTGGAAGTATATAAATGGAAGTTGGTACTACTTTGATTCTATGGGAAAAATGCAGACTGGCTGGATTCCATATGGTGATAATTGGTATTATGCTGATTTGAGTGGTGCTATGCAGACTGGGCTTATCCAAATAGAGGGAAAAATTCACTTGTTTTCATCATCAGGAGAAATGCAAAAAGGTTCTTCTATGATAAATGGACAATTATGCAACTTTGATGATAATGGAGTTTATATAGGAAGTTATCCTATTACTCCTATTAAGGCCTTTGATTATTATGGAAATAGTACAATGCCATATGCATCAAATCAATTGATTACAAGTAATTCAACTATGTCAAAGGATATTCCATCTGATGGTTTATATCATCCAAAGCAATATACAATTAAATTTAAAGATCCAGATGCTGATAATGAAGATGATGAATTACTTAAAACAAAAACTGTTGATGAAAATTCACAAATGTATTTATATATACCTACAAAGAGTGGATATACTTTTGTTGAATGGAATACTAAGAGTAATGGTAATGGTACAGGTTACTTAGATTCTGATAGGATTTATGTTACTAAAGATATGACCTTATATGCACAATGGGAAGAGAACACAAACTCAAACAATAATAACAATGGTAACAATACAGATACAGTCAAGGTTACTTCAATTGCAGTTTCAGGTGCTAGTGGCTTAAAGAGCATAGCTGTTGGTGGAAGTTTACAAATGACTTGTATTGTTTCACCAGGTGATGCAACCACTCAAAGTGTAAAATGGTCAATATTAAGTGAAGGTGGAAGTGCAACTATAAGTACTACTGGTAAATTAACAGGAACAGGAGCAGGAAAAGTAATTGTTAAAGCAGCAGCAACGGATGGTTCTGGAGTTGTTGGAACTACAGAAATAACAATATCTGCATCATAA
- a CDS encoding N-acetylmuramoyl-L-alanine amidase — MKIKRKLITFVLAFAMVLSFIPTLSVKAATTDFKIISDTKVTAKEAEEWAESKGATETFVGLADLYFKYAPDHGDVNPAIAYVQAAKETGFGKFGGVIDESYHNPCGLKKPEGGGDTDPNAHQKFASWDEGVQAHLDHLALYAGADGYPRSDTPDPRHFATVKGRATTVNSLGTKWAPSATYGEEVNKLYKDLMDFAGVDYPKDTIDDSTNTDNSKDNNQSSNGTPNPGKPESKPNVQNVSSVIPENQIKNDTTIIDDKTNITSTVGWKNEDGNWYYYKSDNTKAIGWIKPDSNWYYLNDEGKLQTGWFKYNSKWYYSDSSGAMVKGWKQIGDEWYFLSDSGTMATGILFDGSNSYYLQDSGAMAEYKGWKKIGDKWYFFEAGSKIKTGWLKDNNNWYYLQGDGSMVTGIKKIDNKNYMLNQDGSMATGWIQQSNIWYYFNQDGSMATGWILDNGTYYYLYDNGAMAKGWINLGDAWYHLENGGAMSTGWVTSNGDTYYLNPSTGRLVTNTTQDGYKIGSDGKRQNASTVKNDDSTSSGSNSSQNDKGNSGSNSSQGDVDNSGTNSPINNNTSNGKKTIVIDAGHDYGKDYGAESTIDGVTYSETELNIQVADKLKKELKAKGYNVLMTRDLGSKPSYGSLTASLTHKVTTANNVNADFFISIHHNSAGATAQGVMTLYSNEPQDTSFGGKLNSARIDKSRKIATLINNNIASKLNLNNRGGQEQNLFVCRNANMPAVLVEVGFITNKEEAIRCADPSSQQKVAEAIAEVIANNV; from the coding sequence TTGAAAATTAAAAGAAAACTTATTACATTTGTTCTAGCGTTTGCAATGGTATTAAGTTTTATTCCAACATTGAGTGTAAAGGCAGCAACTACTGATTTTAAAATAATATCAGATACAAAAGTTACTGCAAAAGAGGCAGAAGAATGGGCTGAATCTAAAGGAGCAACAGAAACTTTTGTAGGTTTAGCAGATCTTTATTTTAAGTATGCGCCAGATCATGGTGATGTTAATCCAGCTATAGCATATGTACAAGCTGCAAAAGAAACTGGATTTGGAAAATTTGGTGGAGTTATAGATGAGAGTTATCATAATCCATGTGGGTTAAAAAAACCTGAAGGTGGAGGCGATACTGATCCAAATGCTCATCAAAAGTTTGCCAGTTGGGATGAAGGTGTACAAGCTCATTTGGATCATTTAGCTTTATATGCAGGTGCGGATGGATATCCAAGAAGTGATACACCTGATCCAAGACATTTTGCAACAGTTAAAGGTAGGGCAACAACAGTAAATTCTTTAGGTACTAAATGGGCGCCAAGTGCTACATATGGTGAAGAAGTAAATAAATTATATAAAGATTTAATGGATTTTGCGGGAGTAGATTATCCAAAGGATACTATTGATGATTCAACAAATACTGATAATAGCAAAGATAATAACCAATCATCAAATGGAACTCCCAATCCAGGAAAACCAGAAAGTAAACCAAATGTACAGAATGTATCAAGTGTTATTCCAGAAAATCAAATTAAAAATGATACTACAATTATAGATGATAAAACTAACATAACATCTACAGTTGGATGGAAAAATGAAGATGGAAATTGGTATTACTATAAATCTGATAATACGAAAGCTATCGGATGGATTAAGCCAGACAGCAATTGGTATTATTTAAATGATGAAGGAAAATTGCAAACTGGATGGTTTAAATATAATAGTAAATGGTACTATAGTGACAGTTCAGGAGCTATGGTTAAAGGCTGGAAGCAGATAGGTGATGAATGGTATTTCTTGTCTGATTCAGGAACTATGGCAACTGGAATTTTATTTGATGGCTCAAACTCGTATTATCTACAGGATTCTGGAGCTATGGCTGAATATAAAGGCTGGAAGAAAATCGGTGATAAGTGGTATTTCTTTGAAGCTGGCAGCAAAATAAAGACTGGTTGGCTTAAAGATAATAATAATTGGTACTATCTTCAAGGTGATGGAAGTATGGTAACTGGTATTAAGAAGATAGACAATAAAAATTATATGTTAAATCAAGATGGAAGTATGGCAACAGGCTGGATACAACAAAGTAATATCTGGTATTATTTCAATCAAGATGGAAGCATGGCAACAGGTTGGATTTTAGATAATGGAACTTACTATTATTTATATGATAATGGAGCTATGGCTAAAGGATGGATCAATCTTGGTGATGCATGGTATCATTTAGAAAATGGTGGTGCTATGTCAACTGGTTGGGTTACATCTAATGGAGATACTTATTATTTAAATCCTTCAACTGGAAGATTGGTTACAAACACTACACAGGATGGATATAAGATTGGTTCAGATGGTAAGAGACAAAATGCTTCTACTGTTAAGAATGATGACAGTACTAGTTCGGGATCTAATTCATCTCAAAATGACAAAGGAAATTCAGGATCTAATTCATCTCAAGGTGATGTTGATAATTCTGGAACAAATTCACCAATAAATAATAATACATCAAATGGTAAAAAAACAATAGTAATAGATGCAGGACATGATTATGGAAAAGATTATGGTGCAGAAAGTACTATTGATGGTGTGACTTATAGTGAAACAGAATTAAATATTCAAGTTGCCGATAAATTAAAGAAAGAACTTAAAGCTAAGGGCTACAATGTGTTGATGACTAGAGATCTTGGTAGCAAGCCTTCGTATGGCTCATTAACAGCTAGTCTTACTCATAAAGTAACGACAGCCAATAATGTAAATGCAGATTTCTTTATAAGCATACATCATAATTCAGCAGGTGCGACAGCACAAGGAGTAATGACTCTTTATAGTAATGAGCCTCAAGATACTAGTTTTGGTGGTAAATTAAATAGTGCTAGAATAGATAAAAGTAGAAAAATAGCTACATTAATAAATAATAATATTGCTAGTAAGCTGAATTTAAACAATAGAGGCGGACAAGAACAAAATCTATTTGTATGTAGAAATGCAAATATGCCTGCAGTATTAGTTGAAGTTGGATTTATAACTAATAAAGAAGAAGCAATAAGATGTGCGGATCCAAGTAGTCAACAAAAAGTAGCAGAAGCAATAGCAGAAGTTATTGCAAACAATGTATAA
- a CDS encoding Ig-like domain-containing protein, giving the protein MKRELINKIVVGTIISTTLFTLAPTVASAAWVNDYQGNYYFMQDGKKVTGWKKIDGSLYYFDSYGRMQKGWIQAGDSWYFLQDDGSLKTGWIKYNKNYYYADSTGAIQTGVINIDGRVYIFDDKGIMKTSNTIINGVFYTIGSDGQVAGYRAPTPDKEFDSAGNLVQVLNSSSKTVSSPTKSEYNEVVQDKTQADYEDAKEGRKFTLTYKDSKTDGIIKTEMVKYGKKADLFAPTKTSYKFKEWNTRKDGSGTDYDGNDDIKIKGDTVLYAQWNDDTTVYVTGITINGSSYVTVGKTSQMTAQVSPSNAATSAVKWTVTNGTGSATIDQNTGVLTGVTAGTVTVKATATDGSGVSETKDVTVSATDVVVNVGKILVTTKTGGTPVITSNGGTLDLVASILPNDATTQDVTWDVQNGTGSATVSSISGNNITIKAISNGTVTVKATAKDGSGIVGSATVTITGQTTVIPVDSVNIGTANATDTMAISKNDGTLQLAVNILPATASNKEVTWSIIKAKNEDGVEVTAASDIAKVATISRNGVVSAIGNGSITVQIVTADGNKIATQDVTITGQIVKIASIDITGPNAASGTNPVQMIAVITGENSKVITTGAAVKWTVTNGTGSASINPTTGLLTPTSDGTVTVKAAATDGSTASDTQGVTITGTGKQIPISNINVATATGATHAYVSDDNGTVDFIATITPTYATTTASAVTWSIVGGSDGGSAIIDPAGTSGNTVRIQAVKNGTVTVYATVADVDGKTKTGSATVSIYNQIQEVESIAINAPANGGKVGVNEGLLLTATVTGGDAKYQQVKWQVSNGVGDTGSASFDSNVNGLLIGNKTGTVTVTAISTDGKGLNSTPIKITVVDPLTKTNNVTIVLPKDKNGADISAITTNQGSLSLSATVDAAATSNVVKWSVENVTGKATFVDNGDSTVTLTAVENGTINVTATANGGKTATMPITISGQDATGLTVTSVTGAAGITKIGDTLDMTYNLVPSTATTPSAITWSVSDTTKASITTSADKKTATITAKDNGAIAVTVTATTANGVTLTNSKTISINAPKSIAITNGAASVNGGSVTINSGSSLTLSAAVLPAGVTDGSVTWLVSDPSKVSVTVSADTKAALFNGTASGTVLVTVKSNGDPSVTATTTIIVQ; this is encoded by the coding sequence ATGAAACGTGAATTGATAAATAAGATAGTTGTAGGAACTATTATATCAACAACACTGTTTACTTTAGCGCCAACTGTAGCTTCAGCTGCATGGGTTAATGATTATCAAGGTAATTATTATTTTATGCAAGATGGCAAGAAAGTAACAGGATGGAAAAAGATTGATGGAAGTTTATATTATTTTGACAGCTATGGAAGAATGCAAAAAGGATGGATTCAAGCAGGAGATTCTTGGTATTTCCTTCAAGACGATGGTTCCTTAAAGACTGGTTGGATTAAATATAATAAAAATTATTATTATGCGGATTCGACTGGAGCAATTCAAACCGGTGTCATTAATATAGATGGTAGAGTTTACATATTTGATGATAAAGGTATTATGAAAACTAGTAATACAATTATTAATGGAGTGTTTTATACAATTGGAAGTGATGGACAAGTAGCCGGATATAGAGCTCCAACTCCTGACAAAGAATTTGACTCGGCTGGAAATCTTGTTCAAGTTTTAAACAGCAGTTCAAAAACTGTCAGCTCTCCAACAAAGTCAGAATATAATGAGGTAGTTCAGGATAAGACACAAGCAGATTATGAGGATGCTAAGGAAGGAAGAAAGTTTACACTTACTTATAAAGACTCAAAAACTGATGGAATTATTAAAACTGAAATGGTTAAATATGGTAAAAAAGCTGATTTATTTGCGCCAACTAAGACAAGCTATAAATTTAAAGAATGGAATACTAGAAAAGATGGTTCAGGAACAGATTATGATGGTAATGATGATATAAAGATAAAAGGAGATACAGTTCTATATGCTCAGTGGAATGATGATACTACCGTTTATGTAACTGGAATTACTATAAATGGAAGTTCATATGTTACTGTAGGTAAGACTAGTCAAATGACAGCACAGGTATCACCAAGTAATGCAGCCACTAGTGCTGTAAAATGGACTGTGACAAATGGAACAGGTTCAGCTACAATTGATCAAAATACTGGAGTATTAACAGGAGTAACAGCAGGAACAGTAACTGTTAAAGCAACAGCTACAGATGGCTCTGGTGTAAGTGAAACTAAGGATGTTACTGTAAGTGCTACTGATGTAGTAGTTAATGTAGGTAAGATTCTTGTAACTACTAAGACAGGAGGAACACCAGTTATAACATCAAATGGTGGAACTTTAGATCTTGTCGCTAGCATATTGCCAAATGATGCAACTACTCAAGATGTTACTTGGGATGTGCAAAATGGAACAGGAAGTGCGACTGTCAGCAGCATAAGTGGAAATAATATCACTATTAAAGCTATTTCAAATGGAACAGTTACAGTTAAAGCAACAGCTAAAGATGGTTCTGGAATTGTTGGAAGTGCGACTGTAACAATAACAGGACAAACTACTGTTATCCCAGTTGATAGTGTAAATATAGGTACTGCTAATGCAACAGATACTATGGCAATATCTAAGAATGATGGAACGCTTCAATTAGCCGTTAATATATTACCAGCTACTGCAAGCAATAAAGAAGTAACTTGGTCAATTATTAAAGCTAAAAATGAAGATGGAGTTGAAGTGACAGCAGCTTCTGATATAGCTAAAGTTGCAACAATCAGCAGAAATGGAGTTGTAAGTGCTATTGGTAATGGATCAATTACGGTTCAAATTGTGACTGCAGATGGAAATAAGATTGCTACTCAAGATGTAACAATAACTGGACAAATAGTTAAGATTGCTAGTATTGATATAACAGGTCCAAATGCAGCGAGTGGAACAAATCCAGTACAAATGATTGCAGTAATAACAGGAGAAAATTCTAAAGTAATAACAACTGGTGCTGCAGTGAAATGGACTGTTACAAATGGTACAGGAAGTGCAAGTATAAATCCAACAACAGGTTTATTAACTCCGACATCAGATGGAACAGTTACAGTAAAGGCAGCTGCAACTGATGGCTCAACTGCTAGTGATACCCAAGGCGTTACTATAACTGGAACTGGTAAGCAAATACCAATTTCAAATATTAATGTAGCTACTGCAACTGGAGCTACTCATGCATATGTAAGTGATGATAATGGAACTGTTGATTTTATTGCAACTATAACTCCAACTTATGCTACTACAACTGCATCGGCTGTAACATGGTCTATTGTAGGTGGAAGCGATGGAGGAAGTGCAATTATAGATCCTGCTGGCACAAGCGGAAATACGGTTAGAATTCAAGCAGTTAAAAATGGAACCGTGACAGTATATGCAACTGTGGCAGATGTTGATGGTAAAACAAAAACTGGTAGTGCAACAGTATCAATCTATAACCAAATTCAAGAGGTAGAATCTATTGCAATTAATGCTCCAGCCAATGGAGGAAAAGTCGGAGTGAACGAAGGTTTATTGTTGACTGCAACAGTTACTGGTGGAGATGCTAAATATCAACAAGTAAAATGGCAGGTAAGCAATGGTGTTGGCGATACAGGAAGTGCATCGTTCGATAGTAATGTAAATGGATTATTGATAGGTAATAAAACAGGAACAGTTACTGTAACAGCAATTTCAACTGATGGTAAGGGATTAAATTCTACTCCAATAAAAATTACTGTAGTGGATCCTCTAACTAAAACTAATAATGTTACAATTGTGCTTCCAAAAGATAAGAATGGTGCAGATATAAGTGCAATAACAACAAACCAAGGGTCATTAAGTTTGTCAGCAACCGTTGATGCAGCAGCAACTAGTAATGTTGTTAAATGGTCTGTTGAAAATGTAACAGGAAAAGCAACTTTTGTTGATAATGGTGATTCAACCGTTACACTTACAGCAGTTGAAAATGGAACTATAAATGTGACTGCAACTGCAAATGGAGGAAAGACAGCTACGATGCCTATTACAATATCAGGTCAGGATGCAACAGGTTTGACTGTAACTAGTGTTACTGGAGCAGCTGGAATTACTAAAATTGGTGATACTTTAGATATGACCTATAATTTAGTACCAAGTACTGCTACTACACCATCAGCAATAACTTGGTCAGTATCAGATACAACAAAAGCAAGTATTACAACTAGTGCTGATAAGAAGACCGCAACTATAACTGCTAAGGATAATGGGGCAATTGCTGTAACAGTAACAGCAACAACAGCAAATGGAGTGACATTAACTAATTCAAAAACAATATCTATAAATGCACCTAAGAGTATTGCAATAACTAATGGTGCTGCTTCAGTAAATGGTGGAAGTGTTACAATTAATAGTGGTTCATCACTAACTTTAAGTGCAGCTGTATTACCAGCTGGAGTAACTGATGGTAGTGTTACATGGTTAGTTTCAGATCCGTCAAAAGTAAGTGTTACTGTTAGTGCTGATACTAAAGCAGCTCTATTTAATGGAACTGCTAGTGGAACAGTTTTAGTTACAGTAAAATCAAATGGTGATCCAAGTGTAACTGCTACTACAACTATTATTGTCCAATAA
- a CDS encoding N-acetylmuramoyl-L-alanine amidase family protein codes for MIRKISKIVALILITTSFSTISPIGISNINAKADTTSVATSASSTEAAYAAVAQAELVTKLSGQYPSAGFNPATDVVSQFEPCGTLSYTLSDTAASTIATSLQANIGTISAGLTSVYNYGQYLSAYGPTAEYRAKGAQLVVAVGIVQTSLASGVTTTSIKEAAKSVPVYKYTVKRGTNVVAQGFAVGGPLGLATFPSDTLNGTGKNATYSSANLIPALPLSGNSTYGKTIDLSAVSMNVICDGLDINVVDSTNNKVYAINNPVYKMLKYGSSAATQADTLNVIDFSGVTNLKGVTNNIDLSSMGISTNVLGISLTTNSSTNKVYLYDIPVDAYEKNMIVSYLTTVIPSTYTTVAAAMIKPGTYAMVPDFNNEISNSVSGITNNLDKISDSIDDLSNAIKDKSDDVDNAWDKVFDRFDNSEGWGKRDGYVYYYDKDGVSLKGVQKINGKTYYFNRIDGAMETGWQIVDGNRAYFDKKKGYELFNQWIQDGDDYYFVGEDGAVKKMDWVNVGGKSYYLKADGKRAKDWIKIDDYWYDFNADGSMVTSAWKKNKDKWCYLKDNGQAATNWLQLGDKWYCFKDPSGELQTGWFRADGSWYYSNSDGVMQTGWASSNDGWSYLDDSTGKMKKNEWVTVNGNTYYFNVNGIMVTGTRYIDGTKYVFNSDGTLS; via the coding sequence ATGATTAGAAAAATTAGTAAAATAGTGGCGTTGATACTTATAACTACAAGCTTTAGTACGATTTCACCAATTGGAATTTCAAACATAAATGCAAAGGCAGATACAACTTCAGTAGCAACTTCGGCTTCAAGTACTGAGGCGGCATATGCAGCAGTAGCTCAGGCAGAATTGGTTACAAAGTTAAGTGGACAATATCCTTCAGCAGGCTTCAATCCAGCTACAGATGTTGTTTCTCAATTTGAACCATGTGGAACTTTATCATACACTTTAAGTGATACTGCAGCTTCAACGATAGCAACTAGTTTACAGGCTAATATTGGTACAATTTCAGCAGGTTTGACAAGTGTTTATAATTATGGCCAGTATTTGAGTGCATATGGACCTACAGCAGAGTATAGGGCAAAGGGTGCACAATTAGTAGTAGCTGTAGGAATTGTCCAAACTAGTTTAGCTTCAGGTGTCACAACAACATCTATTAAGGAAGCAGCAAAAAGTGTACCTGTATACAAATATACAGTGAAGCGTGGAACAAATGTAGTGGCTCAAGGCTTTGCTGTGGGAGGACCTCTTGGGTTAGCAACTTTTCCGTCTGATACTTTAAATGGAACTGGTAAAAATGCTACTTATAGTAGTGCGAATTTAATACCTGCTCTTCCTTTATCAGGAAATTCTACTTATGGGAAAACAATTGATTTAAGTGCAGTTAGTATGAATGTAATTTGTGATGGGCTTGATATAAATGTTGTGGATTCAACCAACAACAAAGTATATGCAATAAATAATCCTGTATATAAAATGTTGAAGTATGGTTCAAGTGCTGCAACTCAAGCAGATACATTAAATGTAATTGATTTTTCTGGTGTTACTAATTTAAAAGGAGTTACTAACAATATAGATTTAAGTTCAATGGGAATCAGCACAAATGTTTTAGGAATATCTTTAACTACTAATTCATCAACAAATAAAGTTTATTTATATGATATTCCAGTTGATGCATATGAAAAAAATATGATAGTATCTTATTTAACTACAGTTATACCAAGTACTTATACGACTGTAGCTGCTGCAATGATTAAACCTGGAACTTATGCAATGGTACCAGATTTTAATAATGAAATTTCAAATTCAGTAAGCGGTATAACTAATAATCTTGATAAAATTAGTGATTCAATAGATGATTTATCAAATGCTATTAAAGACAAGAGTGATGATGTTGATAATGCTTGGGACAAGGTGTTTGATAGATTCGATAATAGCGAAGGCTGGGGAAAAAGAGATGGCTATGTTTATTATTATGATAAAGATGGCGTAAGTTTAAAAGGTGTTCAAAAGATTAATGGAAAAACTTATTACTTCAATAGAATAGATGGCGCAATGGAAACAGGCTGGCAGATTGTTGATGGTAACAGAGCTTATTTTGATAAGAAAAAGGGCTATGAATTATTCAATCAATGGATTCAAGATGGAGATGACTATTACTTCGTTGGAGAAGATGGTGCTGTCAAAAAAATGGATTGGGTTAATGTTGGAGGAAAAAGTTACTATCTAAAAGCTGATGGTAAGAGAGCTAAAGATTGGATAAAAATTGACGATTATTGGTATGACTTTAATGCAGATGGTTCAATGGTAACTTCAGCTTGGAAAAAGAATAAAGATAAATGGTGTTACTTAAAAGATAATGGACAAGCTGCAACAAACTGGCTTCAATTAGGAGATAAGTGGTACTGTTTCAAAGATCCTTCAGGGGAATTACAAACAGGCTGGTTTAGAGCAGATGGAAGCTGGTATTACTCAAATAGCGATGGAGTAATGCAAACTGGTTGGGCATCATCTAATGATGGATGGAGCTATTTAGATGATAGTACAGGAAAAATGAAGAAGAATGAATGGGTTACTGTAAATGGAAATACCTATTACTTTAATGTTAATGGTATAATGGTGACTGGCACAAGATATATCGATGGAACAAAATATGTATTTAATTCAGATGGAACATTAAGCTAG